Proteins encoded by one window of Candidatus Polarisedimenticolaceae bacterium:
- a CDS encoding M1 family aminopeptidase produces the protein MSRRGRLALVVGLIALASAPCAALDVKPAPDTSLAAALEETGTMALASDGVTIKNERVDFGHMEISFAEGTLVPVLGKSGATLGVYFEGRGGYLYTTTDVADRAALSVNAARVAKSIRTMQGRVTDDFKSALILFSEPQFTDLYADASLPHASASAMSGSFQTMLAGALSTYGDFGFFTATARLNGHGRFVYAELSGGLERVGYAFDDVHNGRERFFNFRKLADYNVRFSETLSYQSIPGWTAERRKTIAMTRAEVAVDTPDNRSGTIDSDLTFHVHDAGTRVLPLLLLNNRDPDSADWSSPKNKLTVKRVVDANGRELPFSHRYGILLVEIPPTAAADADVKIRVETSGEVFVDMKGHHGDNYFSLNYEDWYPRPVSWSARSFTFAVKVRCKKPWSPVTSGKQTSSREDGDFVTAEARSDVRVDTIAVFGGKYVTRGETVDGVLINIHAYAMARKNVLDNMPKLAGSIAKFYASLLGPMPVDELDIVEVPEYGFGISPPGLILMTTEAYKPHEEEANYFVEGVNARLAHEIAHQWFAHKAALAGPDDNWLSESFAEYFAGLAMGAMNGDDKNVFGFNKMIANWKGQDKYCTDGAPIAAADYLGGEDGDKDRTCLLYARGPLVLHMLRTSIGNDRFAAAAKKYLDTANNGPATTDDYAKALSDIMQMDMRWYVDQWVRRSGNAQVGIEQHLDADGPGGYKLWGVIRQAPGDGFKKLLVPFVWDNGGKTEARVVFADEPEKKFEFKLASKPGTVKPDPYQNNLAVYK, from the coding sequence ATGAGCCGTCGAGGCCGCCTCGCGCTCGTCGTGGGACTCATCGCTCTGGCCTCGGCCCCTTGCGCGGCCCTCGACGTCAAGCCCGCGCCGGACACCTCTCTGGCCGCCGCGCTCGAGGAGACGGGCACGATGGCCCTCGCGTCGGACGGGGTGACGATCAAGAACGAGCGCGTCGATTTCGGGCACATGGAGATCTCGTTCGCCGAAGGGACGCTCGTGCCGGTGCTCGGAAAGTCGGGCGCCACGCTCGGCGTGTACTTCGAGGGGCGGGGTGGTTACCTCTACACGACGACCGACGTCGCCGATCGCGCCGCCCTCTCGGTCAACGCCGCGCGGGTTGCGAAGTCGATCCGCACGATGCAGGGACGCGTCACCGACGACTTCAAGTCGGCGCTCATCCTGTTCAGCGAGCCCCAATTCACCGATCTCTATGCCGACGCGTCGCTGCCCCACGCGAGCGCATCGGCGATGTCCGGGAGCTTCCAGACGATGCTCGCCGGCGCTCTGAGCACCTACGGAGACTTCGGTTTCTTCACCGCGACCGCACGCCTGAACGGCCACGGGCGCTTCGTCTATGCCGAGCTTTCGGGCGGGCTCGAGCGCGTCGGATACGCCTTCGACGACGTCCACAACGGGCGAGAGCGCTTCTTCAACTTCAGGAAGCTCGCCGATTACAACGTGCGCTTCTCCGAGACGCTGAGCTACCAGTCGATTCCCGGATGGACGGCGGAGCGCCGCAAGACGATCGCGATGACGCGGGCGGAGGTCGCCGTCGACACGCCGGACAACCGGTCGGGGACGATCGACAGCGATCTCACCTTCCACGTGCACGACGCCGGCACGCGCGTCCTGCCGCTCTTGCTCCTCAACAATCGCGACCCCGACTCAGCGGACTGGAGCTCCCCCAAGAACAAGCTGACCGTGAAGCGCGTCGTCGACGCGAACGGTCGCGAGCTGCCGTTCTCGCACCGGTACGGGATACTCCTCGTCGAGATCCCGCCGACCGCCGCCGCAGATGCCGACGTCAAGATCCGAGTCGAGACCTCGGGCGAGGTCTTCGTCGACATGAAGGGACATCACGGCGACAACTACTTCAGCCTGAACTATGAGGACTGGTACCCGAGGCCGGTGTCCTGGTCGGCGCGGAGCTTCACCTTCGCCGTGAAGGTGCGCTGCAAGAAGCCGTGGAGCCCCGTGACTTCGGGGAAGCAGACGTCGAGCCGCGAGGATGGAGATTTCGTCACGGCGGAGGCGCGCTCGGACGTCAGGGTCGATACGATCGCGGTCTTCGGCGGTAAGTACGTCACGCGCGGCGAAACGGTCGACGGCGTCCTGATCAACATCCACGCGTACGCCATGGCCCGCAAGAACGTCCTCGACAACATGCCGAAGCTGGCCGGGAGTATCGCGAAGTTCTACGCGTCGCTCCTGGGGCCGATGCCGGTCGACGAGCTCGACATCGTCGAGGTCCCGGAGTACGGATTCGGGATCTCTCCCCCGGGACTGATCCTGATGACGACCGAGGCGTACAAGCCCCACGAGGAAGAGGCCAACTACTTCGTCGAGGGCGTCAACGCGCGCCTGGCGCACGAGATCGCGCACCAGTGGTTCGCGCACAAGGCCGCTCTCGCCGGCCCCGACGACAACTGGCTCTCCGAGTCGTTCGCCGAGTATTTCGCGGGCCTCGCGATGGGGGCCATGAACGGCGACGACAAGAACGTGTTCGGATTCAACAAGATGATCGCGAACTGGAAGGGCCAAGACAAGTACTGCACCGACGGCGCCCCGATCGCCGCGGCCGACTACCTGGGCGGAGAGGACGGTGACAAGGATCGCACCTGCCTCCTCTACGCGCGCGGGCCGCTCGTCCTCCACATGCTCCGGACGTCGATCGGCAACGACCGCTTCGCGGCGGCGGCGAAGAAGTACCTCGACACCGCGAACAACGGCCCCGCGACGACCGACGACTACGCGAAGGCGCTCTCCGACATCATGCAGATGGACATGCGCTGGTACGTCGACCAGTGGGTGCGCCGCAGCGGCAACGCGCAGGTCGGCATCGAGCAGCATCTCGATGCCGACGGGCCGGGAGGCTACAAGCTGTGGGGCGTGATCCGGCAGGCGCCGGGCGACGGCTTCAAGAAGCTGCTCGTCCCCTTCGTCTGGGACAACGGCGGCAAGACCGAAGCGCGCGTCGTGTTCGCGGACGAGCCGGAGAAGAAGTTCGAGTTCAAGCTGGCGTCGAAACCCGGGACCGTGAAACCGGATCCTTATCAGAACAACCTGGCGGTGTACAAGTGA
- a CDS encoding beta-ketoacyl-[acyl-carrier-protein] synthase family protein: MSHDTAPRRVFVSGIGAITPYGLGVDALKDGLYAGRSAIGPITAFDASRFQTRFGGELPATPLAEHFDARDLPWLSSLTAHGVIAARLALADAGITNGAMGGAGVIFGSGFGTIAEAGPHFLKWAEVGDTASRPTTIPSLMLNAPAAQIAIYLGLTGPSLMVSTACSSGSHAIGQAYREIREGRREAMVAGGGEHALTELMLLSWSRLRVLSRRNDEPARACRPFDTDRDGLVLADAVVLLVLESEASLAARGGRALAEIAGYASNCDASHLTAPNQATEVLAIREALVDAGSEPGDVDLVVAHGTATRLNDRTEGHALREVFGDNGAFPVVTAPKSMLGHAMGASGALGVAAGVFALQSGKVTPTTNLDHLDPDCGIPMPPATAEAIDPEVAIVDAFAFGGHNAVVVLKK, from the coding sequence ATGAGTCACGACACCGCACCTCGACGCGTCTTCGTCTCCGGGATCGGCGCGATCACGCCCTACGGGCTGGGTGTCGACGCGCTGAAGGACGGCCTCTACGCGGGGCGTTCGGCGATCGGCCCCATCACCGCCTTCGACGCGTCGCGCTTCCAGACGCGGTTCGGCGGCGAGCTGCCGGCGACGCCGCTCGCCGAGCACTTCGACGCGCGCGACCTGCCGTGGCTCTCGTCGCTTACGGCGCACGGGGTCATCGCGGCGCGTCTCGCGCTCGCGGACGCCGGCATCACGAACGGCGCGATGGGCGGCGCGGGGGTGATCTTCGGCTCGGGCTTCGGCACGATCGCGGAGGCGGGCCCACATTTCCTGAAGTGGGCGGAGGTCGGCGACACGGCATCGCGGCCGACGACGATTCCCTCCCTCATGCTGAACGCCCCCGCGGCGCAGATCGCGATCTACCTGGGGCTCACGGGGCCCTCCCTCATGGTGTCGACCGCATGCAGCTCCGGCAGCCACGCGATCGGCCAGGCGTACCGCGAGATCCGCGAGGGACGGCGCGAAGCGATGGTCGCCGGGGGCGGCGAACACGCGCTCACCGAGCTCATGCTCCTCTCATGGTCACGCCTGCGCGTGCTCTCTCGGCGGAACGACGAGCCGGCACGCGCGTGCCGTCCGTTCGATACGGACCGCGACGGCCTCGTGCTCGCCGACGCGGTCGTCCTCCTCGTGCTGGAATCCGAGGCCTCGCTGGCCGCACGCGGCGGGCGCGCGCTCGCCGAGATCGCGGGGTACGCGAGCAACTGCGACGCGTCGCACCTCACCGCCCCGAACCAGGCGACCGAGGTGCTCGCGATCCGTGAGGCGCTCGTCGACGCCGGGTCCGAGCCGGGCGACGTCGATCTCGTCGTCGCGCACGGCACCGCGACGCGCCTCAACGACCGCACGGAAGGCCACGCGCTCCGCGAGGTGTTCGGCGACAACGGCGCTTTCCCGGTCGTCACCGCGCCGAAATCGATGCTCGGCCACGCCATGGGCGCGTCGGGCGCGCTCGGCGTCGCCGCCGGGGTCTTCGCGCTGCAATCGGGGAAGGTCACCCCGACGACCAATCTCGACCACCTGGACCCCGACTGCGGCATCCCCATGCCACCGGCGACCGCGGAAGCGATCGACCCCGAGGTCGCCATCGTCGACGCCTTCGCCTTCGGCGGCCACAACGCCGTCGTCGTGCTGAAGAAATAA
- a CDS encoding GNAT family N-acetyltransferase has product MASLIQASTPEHWSSARRLIEAYAASLDVDLCFQGFDEELRELSTRYGPPEGALLLAPGESAYVGCVALHRWSADSCEMKRLYVAPEGRGHGLGRTLTEAVIAEARRIGYARMLLDTLPSMREAQGLYRSLGFVPVTAYRPNPVPGSLFLELAL; this is encoded by the coding sequence GTGGCCTCTCTCATTCAAGCCTCCACTCCGGAACACTGGAGCTCGGCCCGCCGCCTCATCGAGGCGTACGCCGCGTCGCTCGACGTCGATCTCTGCTTCCAGGGTTTCGACGAGGAGCTGCGTGAGCTGTCGACGCGATACGGCCCTCCGGAGGGCGCACTGCTCTTGGCACCCGGCGAATCCGCCTACGTCGGTTGCGTCGCCCTCCATCGCTGGTCGGCTGACTCCTGCGAGATGAAGCGCCTCTACGTCGCACCGGAGGGTCGCGGCCATGGCCTTGGCCGCACCCTCACGGAAGCGGTCATCGCGGAGGCACGGCGGATCGGGTACGCGCGTATGCTGCTCGACACGCTGCCGTCGATGAGGGAGGCGCAGGGGTTGTATCGCTCGCTGGGATTCGTTCCCGTGACCGCCTACCGGCCCAATCCGGTGCCCGGGAGTCTCTTCCTGGAGCTGGCGCTGTGA
- a CDS encoding class I SAM-dependent methyltransferase → MTTAHCCAADREFDPKIARRELKRYRKRGPVSPTKEMLELVTPRLPAEATLLDIGGGVGMIHHELLDRGARSAVQVDASSAYLAMSEEESKRRGHEGRVTFRHADFRSVASEIAPADVVTLDRVVCCDPDYESLLGLAAAHAKTALAFSYPRARWAARMFIGGFNAWRRLTGLPFRAHVHPPAAMAAVVERAGLKRQGSAQGFIWAVEVFVRAS, encoded by the coding sequence GTGACCACCGCCCACTGCTGCGCCGCCGATCGCGAGTTCGATCCGAAGATCGCGCGGCGCGAGCTGAAGCGCTACCGGAAGCGCGGACCGGTCTCCCCGACGAAGGAGATGCTGGAGCTCGTCACGCCGCGCCTGCCGGCGGAGGCGACGCTCCTCGACATCGGCGGCGGCGTCGGGATGATCCATCACGAGCTGCTCGACCGTGGAGCGCGATCGGCGGTCCAGGTCGATGCGTCGTCGGCGTATCTTGCGATGTCGGAGGAGGAGTCGAAACGCCGAGGCCACGAGGGGCGCGTCACGTTTCGCCATGCCGATTTCCGGTCGGTCGCTTCCGAGATCGCGCCCGCCGACGTCGTCACGCTCGATCGCGTCGTCTGCTGCGACCCGGACTACGAGAGCCTGCTCGGCCTTGCCGCCGCGCATGCGAAGACGGCGCTGGCGTTCAGCTATCCGCGGGCGCGTTGGGCGGCGCGCATGTTCATCGGCGGGTTCAACGCGTGGCGCCGGCTCACCGGGCTCCCGTTTCGCGCGCATGTGCATCCGCCGGCAGCGATGGCGGCGGTCGTCGAGCGTGCGGGATTGAAGCGGCAAGGCTCGGCACAGGGATTCATCTGGGCGGTCGAGGTTTTCGTTCGGGCAAGCTGA